Proteins from one Aureimonas sp. SA4125 genomic window:
- a CDS encoding histone deacetylase family protein — translation MTTRLYHHPIFTEHLTGPGHPERPERMQAVASALEAEAFQHLDRQEAPEGLLEAIIRCHPEQHVRRIAKAVPASGIVRIESDTVISPRSFSAAFHAVGAACAAVDDVVTGEAANVFVAGRPPGHHAERETAMGFCLFNTAAIAARHAQAVHGLERVAIIDWDVHHGNGTQDIFLADPSVLYASTHQMPLYPGTGAKNETGAGNIVNAPLSSGDGSDAFREAFTTRIMPALRAFRPDLVIISAGFDAHWRDPLAGLQLVEDDFDWATGELMDIADRFGNGRLISLLEGGYDLVGLGSSVAVHVKRLMTG, via the coding sequence ATGACGACGCGCCTCTATCACCATCCGATCTTCACCGAGCACCTGACCGGCCCGGGCCATCCGGAGCGACCGGAGCGGATGCAGGCCGTGGCGTCGGCACTGGAGGCCGAGGCCTTTCAGCACCTCGACCGGCAGGAGGCGCCCGAAGGGCTTCTGGAAGCCATCATCCGGTGCCATCCCGAGCAGCATGTGCGCCGCATCGCGAAGGCGGTTCCGGCGAGCGGCATCGTGCGCATCGAAAGCGACACGGTGATCAGCCCGCGGAGCTTTTCCGCAGCCTTCCATGCCGTCGGCGCGGCCTGCGCGGCGGTCGACGATGTGGTGACCGGCGAAGCCGCCAACGTCTTCGTCGCAGGGCGCCCGCCCGGCCACCACGCCGAGCGCGAGACGGCGATGGGCTTCTGCCTGTTCAACACCGCCGCCATCGCAGCCCGGCATGCGCAGGCCGTGCACGGACTGGAGCGGGTGGCGATCATCGACTGGGATGTTCATCACGGCAACGGGACCCAGGACATCTTCCTTGCCGATCCGAGCGTCCTCTACGCCTCGACCCACCAGATGCCGCTCTATCCCGGCACCGGGGCCAAGAACGAGACGGGCGCCGGCAACATCGTCAACGCGCCGCTGTCGTCGGGCGATGGCAGCGACGCATTCCGCGAGGCCTTCACCACCCGCATCATGCCGGCCCTGCGGGCGTTCCGTCCCGATCTCGTCATCATCTCCGCCGGCTTCGACGCGCATTGGCGCGATCCGCTTGCCGGCCTGCAGCTGGTGGAAGACGATTTCGACTGGGCGACGGGAGAGCTGATGGACATTGCCGACCGCTTCGGCAACGGTCGCCTGATCAGCCTCTTGGAAGGCGGCTACGACCTTGTCGGCCTGGGATCCTCGGTCGCGGTCCACGTCAAGCGCCTGATGACCGGCTGA
- a CDS encoding crotonase/enoyl-CoA hydratase family protein produces MSDFIDTSIADGVLTVRMNRPQKKNAIDRPMYKALTAALEQADGDEAIGATLILGVPGAFSAGNDIADFIAFAASGGEGDEVESFLYALAGSRKPLVAAVDGLAIGIGTTLLMHCDLVFAAPGSTFRTPFLDLGLVPEAGSSLLAPQLMGQQRAFALLAMGESFDAEAARAANLVYRIVDSADLEATATNAAKILAAKPREAMAIARDFVRGPREPVIERIEAELRQFKQRLSSAEARAAFQAFMSR; encoded by the coding sequence ATGAGCGACTTCATCGACACGTCCATTGCCGACGGTGTCCTGACCGTGAGGATGAACCGCCCGCAGAAGAAGAACGCCATCGACCGGCCGATGTACAAGGCCCTGACCGCCGCCCTAGAGCAGGCGGACGGCGACGAGGCGATCGGCGCGACGCTGATCCTCGGCGTCCCCGGGGCGTTTTCCGCCGGCAACGACATCGCCGACTTCATCGCGTTTGCCGCCAGCGGCGGGGAGGGCGACGAGGTGGAATCCTTCCTCTATGCGCTGGCAGGGTCGCGCAAGCCGCTCGTCGCCGCCGTCGACGGCCTTGCCATCGGCATCGGCACGACGCTGCTGATGCATTGCGACCTCGTCTTCGCCGCGCCCGGCTCGACCTTTCGCACGCCCTTCCTCGACCTCGGCCTGGTGCCGGAGGCCGGATCCAGCCTGCTCGCGCCGCAGCTGATGGGGCAGCAGCGGGCCTTTGCGCTGCTGGCGATGGGGGAAAGCTTCGATGCCGAGGCGGCGCGCGCCGCCAACCTCGTCTACCGCATCGTGGACAGCGCCGATTTGGAAGCGACGGCGACCAATGCGGCGAAAATCCTGGCGGCCAAGCCGCGGGAGGCAATGGCGATCGCCCGCGACTTCGTCCGCGGCCCGCGCGAGCCGGTGATCGAGCGGATCGAGGCGGAACTGCGCCAGTTCAAGCAGCGGCTGTCGTCGGCGGAAGCGCGCGCCGCCTTCCAGGCATTCATGTCGCGCTGA
- the aroC gene encoding chorismate synthase — MSHNTYGHLYRVTTWGESHGPAIGCVVDGFPPGIRFSEAEIQSFLDKRRPGQSRFTTQRQEPDAVRVLSGVMPGDREGELISTGTPIALEIQNVDQRSKDYSDIARRYRPGHADITYDIKYGVRDYRGGGRSSARETATRVAAGALARLVVPGLKIRGALVRIGEIEIDRSRWDDAAIDDNAFFCPDAETALRWESYLDKIRKSGSSVGAVIEITATGVPAGLGAPIYAKLDQDIASNLMSINAVKGVEIGNGFAAAMLSGEENADEIRIGADGEPEFLSNHAGGILGGISTGQPIVARFAVKPTSSILTPRRSVDADGNEVDVMTKGRHDPCVGIRAVPIGEAMVACAIADHYLRHRGQTGRV; from the coding sequence ATGTCGCATAATACTTACGGACATCTTTACCGTGTCACGACCTGGGGAGAGAGCCATGGCCCGGCCATCGGCTGCGTCGTCGACGGCTTCCCCCCCGGGATCCGTTTTTCCGAAGCCGAGATCCAGTCCTTCCTCGACAAGCGGCGGCCCGGCCAGTCGCGCTTCACCACGCAGCGCCAGGAGCCCGACGCGGTCCGCGTCCTCTCCGGCGTCATGCCGGGGGACAGAGAGGGCGAGCTGATCTCCACCGGCACGCCGATCGCCCTGGAGATCCAGAACGTCGACCAGCGCTCGAAGGACTATTCCGACATCGCCCGGCGCTATCGCCCGGGCCATGCCGACATCACCTACGACATAAAATACGGCGTGCGCGACTATCGCGGCGGCGGCCGTTCCTCGGCGCGCGAGACGGCGACACGGGTCGCCGCCGGCGCGCTCGCCCGCCTCGTCGTGCCCGGGCTGAAGATCCGCGGCGCCCTGGTGCGGATCGGCGAGATCGAGATCGACCGGTCGCGCTGGGACGACGCGGCGATCGACGACAACGCCTTCTTCTGCCCGGATGCCGAGACGGCCCTGCGCTGGGAGAGCTATCTCGACAAGATCCGCAAGAGCGGCTCCTCGGTCGGCGCCGTCATCGAGATCACCGCGACGGGCGTCCCCGCGGGTCTCGGCGCGCCGATCTATGCCAAGCTCGACCAGGACATCGCTTCCAACCTGATGTCCATCAATGCGGTGAAGGGCGTCGAGATCGGCAACGGCTTTGCCGCCGCGATGCTTTCGGGCGAGGAGAATGCCGACGAGATCCGCATCGGCGCGGACGGCGAGCCGGAGTTTCTGTCGAACCATGCCGGCGGGATTCTCGGCGGCATCTCGACCGGGCAGCCGATCGTCGCACGCTTTGCCGTCAAGCCGACCTCCTCCATCCTGACGCCGAGACGCTCCGTCGACGCAGACGGCAACGAGGTCGACGTCATGACGAAGGGCCGGCACGACCCCTGCGTCGGCATCCGCGCGGTGCCGATCGGCGAGGCGATGGTCGCCTGCGCCATCGCCGACCACTACCTGCGCCATCGCGGCCAGACCGGCCGGGTCTGA
- a CDS encoding exodeoxyribonuclease VII small subunit, translating to MAIESANSPPADDSDIKRMSFEEALSALEKIVSDLEHGDVALDVSIRIYERGEKLKNHCERLLSSAEDKVEKIKLSRSGKPIGTEPLDPA from the coding sequence ATGGCCATCGAATCCGCAAACTCTCCCCCTGCCGACGATTCCGACATCAAGCGCATGAGCTTCGAGGAGGCGCTGAGCGCGCTGGAGAAGATCGTCTCCGATCTCGAGCATGGCGACGTCGCCCTCGACGTCTCGATCCGCATCTACGAGCGCGGCGAGAAGCTGAAGAACCATTGCGAGCGGCTCCTGTCCTCGGCGGAAGACAAGGTCGAGAAGATCAAGCTGTCACGGTCGGGCAAGCCGATCGGAACCGAACCGCTCGACCCCGCCTGA
- a CDS encoding DedA family protein has translation MLDQIMTFLADYGVIVVFLGIFIESSGLPVPGESLLVAAGVLASQGRLGFLEVFLAAWAGGVLGDNVGYVVGYRYGRGFVYRWGMKMGLSRQQIARMEQRFLDRGPPIVLIARFILILRQLCGFIAGTTRMPWLKFSFYNVLGAALWTGAYSGGAYLLGTAVERYLSAGRWVFGAVALVFVIASATTILGFIREARRDGEGGEDAELPPR, from the coding sequence ATGCTCGACCAGATCATGACCTTTCTCGCCGATTACGGCGTCATCGTCGTGTTTCTGGGGATATTCATCGAATCATCGGGTCTGCCGGTGCCGGGGGAAAGCCTGCTCGTCGCAGCGGGCGTCCTCGCGAGCCAGGGGCGGCTGGGCTTTCTCGAGGTCTTCCTGGCGGCCTGGGCGGGCGGCGTTCTCGGCGACAATGTCGGCTATGTCGTCGGCTATCGCTACGGCCGCGGCTTCGTCTATCGCTGGGGCATGAAGATGGGCCTGTCGCGCCAGCAGATCGCGCGAATGGAGCAGCGGTTCCTCGACCGCGGCCCGCCGATCGTCCTCATCGCCCGCTTCATTCTTATCCTGCGCCAGCTCTGTGGCTTCATCGCCGGCACGACGCGCATGCCCTGGCTGAAGTTCTCGTTCTACAACGTCTTGGGCGCTGCCCTCTGGACCGGCGCCTACAGCGGCGGCGCCTATCTGCTGGGAACGGCGGTCGAACGCTATCTCTCGGCCGGACGCTGGGTGTTCGGCGCCGTGGCGCTGGTCTTCGTCATCGCCAGCGCAACGACGATTCTCGGCTTCATCCGCGAGGCCCGCCGCGACGGCGAGGGTGGCGAGGATGCAGAGCTTCCACCACGCTGA
- a CDS encoding DUF1344 domain-containing protein, whose protein sequence is MTRQIIAFFASSFLCVALTIPARAEEKSGVIAAIDREGSLLTFADGTTYVLPGEFDYDAVAPGMEVHVIFDLSAI, encoded by the coding sequence GTGACCAGACAGATCATCGCCTTTTTCGCCAGTTCCTTCCTCTGTGTCGCGCTGACCATTCCAGCCCGCGCCGAGGAAAAGAGCGGCGTGATCGCCGCGATCGACAGGGAGGGTTCGCTGCTGACATTCGCCGACGGCACGACCTACGTCCTGCCGGGCGAGTTCGATTACGACGCGGTCGCTCCGGGCATGGAAGTCCACGTGATCTTCGACCTCAGCGCCATCTGA
- a CDS encoding acyl-CoA dehydrogenase yields MYAAPVEDIAFALTAVADLGDAMREGRVGDLTPDLLDAILTEAGRFATDEIAPLSARGDTQGASVREGVVTTPEGWRDLYANWIDGGWNALTGPVDFGGQGLPVALSAAVFEIWNGASMAFALGPMLTVGAVEAIAAHGSDAMKRIYLEKLVSGAWMGTMNLTEPQAGSDLSALATRAERRDDGSYRIFGTKIYITYGEHDFTDNIVHLVLARLPDAPAGVKGISLFLVPKFLVGPDGSLGLRNDVKCHALEHKLGIHGSPTCTMIYGDGTGETGEAGAVGWVVGEENKGLACMFTMMNNARLHVGTQGVGVAEAAYQKALAYARDRRQGRATRLGQGGEAPRGMSPIVEHPDVARTLLTMKALTGAARAITFACGHAIDRAHGETDAEAKPSWSDRAHLLTPIAKAFATDVGVDVASLGIQVHGGMGFIEETGAAQLLRDARIAPIYEGTNGIQAIDLVLRKLPLGGGTAMARYVAELSDVVDAVRGANHPGFGRTAEALAAALADLGAATDFLLQSLADKDTETALAGATPYLRLAGLAAGAVYLAKGALADPAREDRMALARFMAENLLGESAALRNRVTEGAASLAAARIVLA; encoded by the coding sequence ATGTATGCAGCACCGGTTGAAGACATCGCCTTTGCGCTGACCGCCGTCGCGGACCTCGGCGACGCGATGCGGGAGGGCCGCGTCGGCGACCTCACTCCCGATCTCCTGGACGCCATCCTGACGGAGGCCGGGCGCTTTGCGACCGACGAGATCGCGCCGCTTTCCGCGCGCGGCGATACCCAGGGGGCCAGCGTGAGAGAGGGCGTCGTCACCACGCCGGAGGGCTGGCGCGACCTCTATGCCAACTGGATCGACGGTGGCTGGAACGCGTTGACGGGTCCGGTCGACTTTGGCGGCCAGGGCCTGCCGGTGGCGCTGTCGGCGGCGGTGTTCGAGATCTGGAACGGCGCATCCATGGCTTTCGCGCTCGGCCCCATGCTGACCGTCGGCGCCGTCGAGGCGATCGCTGCGCACGGTTCGGACGCCATGAAGCGCATCTATCTCGAAAAGCTCGTCTCCGGTGCCTGGATGGGGACGATGAACCTCACCGAGCCGCAGGCCGGCTCCGACCTCTCGGCGCTGGCGACCCGCGCCGAGCGCCGCGACGACGGCAGCTACCGCATCTTCGGCACCAAGATCTACATCACCTATGGCGAGCACGATTTCACCGACAACATCGTCCACCTCGTCCTCGCCCGCTTGCCCGACGCGCCGGCCGGGGTGAAGGGCATTTCGCTCTTTCTCGTGCCGAAGTTCCTGGTCGGACCGGACGGAAGCCTCGGGCTCCGCAACGATGTGAAATGCCATGCGCTCGAGCACAAGCTCGGCATCCACGGCTCGCCGACCTGCACCATGATCTATGGCGACGGCACCGGCGAGACGGGCGAGGCCGGCGCCGTCGGCTGGGTCGTCGGCGAGGAGAACAAGGGCCTCGCCTGCATGTTCACGATGATGAACAACGCCCGGCTGCATGTCGGCACGCAGGGCGTCGGCGTCGCCGAGGCGGCCTACCAGAAGGCGCTCGCCTATGCCCGCGACCGCCGCCAGGGCCGTGCGACGCGGCTCGGACAGGGTGGGGAAGCGCCGCGGGGCATGAGCCCGATCGTCGAGCACCCGGATGTCGCCCGCACGCTTCTGACCATGAAGGCCCTGACGGGTGCCGCCCGCGCCATCACCTTCGCCTGCGGCCACGCCATCGACCGCGCGCATGGCGAAACCGACGCCGAGGCCAAGCCTTCATGGAGCGACCGGGCGCATCTCCTGACGCCGATCGCCAAGGCGTTTGCCACAGATGTCGGCGTCGACGTCGCCTCGCTCGGCATCCAGGTGCATGGCGGCATGGGCTTCATCGAGGAGACCGGCGCCGCGCAGCTTCTGCGCGACGCGCGCATCGCGCCGATCTACGAGGGCACCAACGGCATCCAGGCGATCGACCTCGTCCTGCGCAAGCTGCCGCTTGGCGGCGGGACAGCGATGGCCCGCTATGTCGCGGAGCTGAGCGACGTGGTGGATGCCGTGCGCGGCGCCAACCATCCGGGCTTCGGCCGCACCGCGGAGGCGCTCGCCGCCGCGCTCGCCGATCTCGGCGCCGCCACCGACTTCCTGCTGCAGTCCCTCGCCGACAAGGACACCGAGACCGCCTTGGCCGGCGCGACGCCCTATCTCCGGCTCGCCGGCCTTGCCGCCGGGGCCGTCTATCTCGCCAAGGGCGCGCTCGCCGATCCCGCCCGCGAGGACCGCATGGCGCTCGCCCGCTTCATGGCGGAAAATCTGCTGGGAGAGAGCGCGGCGCTGCGAAACCGCGTGACCGAGGGTGCTGCGAGCCTTGCCGCGGCGCGGATCGTGCTGGCATGA
- a CDS encoding class I SAM-dependent RNA methyltransferase produces MSLSLTIETLGAKGDGVARPDHGAPLFVPFTLPGERVAVERIGSHYALEEILIASAERQVPPCPHFGVCGGCDLQHASDGLYRSFKRNLVVEAFAHAGLEPEVADLVPCAPHSRRRAVFSGLREGNRVVFGFFESQTNRIADIDVCLIVVPAIASRLADLKALALIVADRKRPMRMSVTATDAGLDIALSETAKLTDSLRQSLTAFALRRDIARLTLDGEIVLESRHPTIQVGGISVGPPPGAFLQAVASAEEAMAALVVEHLAPCKATMDLFSGIGTFALRLASTGAVHAVETEASALAALDLARRGVSGLKPITMEKRDLFRRPVMAKDLSKFAGVVFDPPRAGAETQVRELAASKVKRIAAVSCNPATLARDARILVDGGYKLLSVTPIDQFLWSHHVEAVALFQR; encoded by the coding sequence ATGAGCCTTTCCCTCACCATCGAGACGCTCGGCGCCAAAGGCGACGGCGTTGCCCGGCCGGACCATGGCGCTCCCTTGTTCGTGCCCTTCACGCTTCCCGGGGAGCGCGTGGCGGTGGAGCGTATCGGCTCGCACTATGCGCTCGAGGAGATCCTCATCGCCTCGGCCGAGCGCCAGGTGCCGCCCTGCCCGCATTTCGGCGTCTGTGGCGGCTGCGACCTGCAGCATGCGAGCGATGGGCTCTATCGCAGCTTCAAGCGCAATCTCGTCGTCGAGGCCTTTGCCCATGCGGGGCTGGAGCCCGAGGTCGCCGATCTCGTGCCCTGCGCGCCGCATTCGCGCCGCCGTGCGGTGTTCTCCGGCCTGCGAGAGGGCAACCGCGTCGTCTTCGGCTTCTTCGAGAGCCAGACGAACCGCATCGCCGACATCGACGTCTGCCTGATCGTGGTCCCGGCCATCGCGAGCCGCCTCGCCGATCTGAAGGCGCTGGCGCTGATCGTCGCCGACCGCAAGCGGCCGATGCGCATGAGCGTGACGGCGACCGATGCCGGGCTCGACATCGCACTGTCGGAGACCGCCAAGCTCACCGACAGCCTGCGCCAGTCGCTGACCGCCTTCGCACTCCGGCGCGACATCGCGCGGCTGACCCTCGACGGCGAGATCGTGCTGGAATCCCGCCATCCGACGATCCAGGTCGGCGGCATCTCGGTCGGTCCGCCGCCCGGCGCCTTTCTCCAGGCGGTCGCTTCCGCCGAGGAGGCGATGGCGGCGCTGGTGGTGGAGCATCTTGCCCCCTGCAAGGCGACGATGGACCTCTTCTCCGGCATCGGCACCTTCGCCCTGCGGCTGGCGTCGACGGGCGCGGTCCATGCCGTCGAGACGGAAGCCTCGGCGCTCGCCGCGCTCGATCTCGCACGGCGCGGCGTCAGCGGCTTGAAGCCGATCACGATGGAAAAGCGCGACCTCTTCCGCCGTCCCGTGATGGCGAAGGACTTGAGCAAATTCGCCGGCGTCGTCTTCGATCCGCCGCGCGCCGGCGCGGAGACGCAGGTGCGCGAACTGGCGGCATCGAAGGTCAAGCGCATCGCCGCCGTCTCCTGCAATCCCGCAACCCTGGCGCGCGATGCCCGCATCCTCGTCGACGGCGGCTACAAGCTCCTGTCCGTTACCCCGATCGACCAGTTCCTCTGGTCGCACCATGTCGAGGCCGTGGCACTGTTCCAGCGATAG
- a CDS encoding fumarylacetoacetate hydrolase family protein, with translation MRLVRFGDRGTEKPGIVDPHGAIRDLSQHVQSLSGAALDPERLAELLNLDIDALPHAPQGARLCSPVARISKIIGVGPNFQESAALAGFKINPEPTVFMKAPSAVSGPNDPIEIPRLATRTDWGVELAVVIGRTAKYVRVEDAMDHVAGFTLANDITERALQLQRGGQWFKGKSHDTFAPLGPWLVTPDELGNYDDLMLWLEVNGVRQQEGSTAEMIFKVPYLVSYISRFARLEPGDVILTGTPGGVGLSYDPPRFLAVGDRMRVGGDGLGVQEYVCVNC, from the coding sequence ATGCGCCTGGTGCGCTTTGGTGACCGCGGCACGGAAAAGCCCGGGATTGTCGACCCGCATGGCGCGATCAGAGATCTGTCGCAGCATGTCCAGAGCCTGTCCGGCGCGGCACTCGATCCGGAGCGCCTGGCAGAATTGCTCAATCTGGATATCGACGCTTTGCCACACGCGCCGCAGGGCGCGCGTCTCTGCTCGCCCGTCGCCCGCATCAGCAAGATCATCGGCGTCGGCCCGAATTTCCAGGAAAGCGCGGCGCTTGCCGGGTTCAAGATCAATCCCGAACCGACCGTCTTCATGAAGGCCCCTTCCGCGGTCAGCGGCCCGAACGACCCGATCGAAATCCCGAGGCTTGCGACGCGCACCGATTGGGGCGTCGAGCTTGCCGTCGTCATCGGCCGCACGGCAAAGTACGTCAGGGTCGAGGATGCGATGGATCACGTCGCCGGCTTTACCCTCGCCAACGACATCACCGAGCGCGCGCTTCAGCTTCAGCGTGGCGGGCAGTGGTTCAAGGGCAAGTCCCACGACACCTTCGCGCCACTCGGTCCCTGGCTGGTGACACCGGACGAGCTCGGGAACTACGACGACCTGATGCTTTGGCTCGAGGTCAATGGCGTGCGCCAGCAGGAAGGCAGCACCGCCGAGATGATCTTCAAGGTGCCCTACCTCGTCTCCTACATCTCGCGCTTTGCCCGGCTCGAGCCGGGCGACGTCATTTTGACGGGAACGCCCGGCGGCGTCGGTCTCTCCTACGACCCGCCGCGCTTCCTTGCCGTCGGCGACCGCATGCGCGTCGGCGGCGACGGGCTCGGCGTCCAGGAATATGTCTGCGTGAACTGCTGA
- the dxs gene encoding 1-deoxy-D-xylulose-5-phosphate synthase, which produces MTDQPQTPLLDLIDSPADLRQMREADLRQVADELRTDLIDAVSRTGGHLGAGLGVVELTVALHYVFNTPDDRIIWDVGHQAYPHKILTGRRKRMRTVRQEGGLSGFAKRTESEFDPFGAGHSSTSISAGLGMAVARDLSGAKNNIVAVIGDGAMSAGMAYEAMNNAGALDARLIVILNDNDMSIAPPTGAMSAYLARLVSGKTYRGLRDKAKTLTKILPDFMREGARKTEEFTRGFFTGGTLFEELGFYYVGPIDGHDLDHLLPVLKNVRDAKNGPILVHVVTRKGKGYAPAESSADKYHGVAKFDVVTGTQAKASSKGNAPSYTAVFAESLIQEAQDDDRIVAINAAMPSGTGLDLFGEAFPSRTFDVGIAEQHAVTFAAGLASEGYKPFVAIYSTFLQRAYDQIVHDVAIQNLPVRFAIDRAGFVGADGPTHAGSFDTGFLVPLPGMVVMAAADEAELRHMVRTAALYEDGPISFRYPRGNGVGVEMPARGQALAIGKGRVLVEGTKVAILSFGSRLSDSLAAAEELETFGLSTTVADARFAKPLDAELITRLAREHEVLLLVEEGATGGFASQVLHLLSERGLMEHGLKVRSLLMPDLFVDHASPDAMIRAAGLDKAGIVDAVFKALGKSASRVMQA; this is translated from the coding sequence GTGACAGACCAGCCCCAGACGCCCCTGCTCGACCTGATCGACTCGCCCGCCGATCTCCGGCAGATGCGCGAGGCCGACCTCCGGCAGGTGGCGGACGAATTGCGCACGGACCTCATCGACGCGGTGTCGCGGACCGGTGGACATCTCGGTGCGGGGCTCGGCGTCGTCGAACTGACGGTGGCGTTGCACTACGTCTTCAACACGCCCGACGACCGCATCATCTGGGACGTCGGACACCAGGCCTATCCGCACAAGATCCTGACCGGGCGGCGCAAGCGCATGCGCACCGTGCGCCAGGAAGGCGGGCTCTCGGGCTTTGCCAAGCGCACGGAAAGCGAATTCGACCCGTTCGGCGCCGGCCATTCCTCGACCTCGATCTCGGCCGGCCTCGGCATGGCGGTCGCGCGCGACCTTTCCGGCGCGAAGAACAACATCGTCGCGGTGATCGGCGACGGCGCCATGTCGGCCGGCATGGCCTACGAGGCGATGAACAATGCCGGGGCGCTCGACGCGCGTCTGATCGTCATCCTCAACGACAACGACATGTCGATCGCCCCGCCGACGGGCGCGATGAGCGCCTATCTCGCCCGCCTCGTCTCCGGCAAGACCTATCGGGGCCTGCGCGACAAGGCGAAGACCCTGACGAAGATCCTGCCCGACTTCATGCGCGAGGGCGCGCGCAAAACCGAGGAATTCACCCGCGGCTTCTTCACCGGCGGCACGCTGTTCGAAGAGCTCGGCTTCTATTATGTCGGCCCGATCGACGGCCACGATCTCGACCATCTCCTGCCCGTCCTCAAGAATGTTCGTGACGCAAAGAACGGCCCGATCCTCGTCCACGTCGTCACCCGCAAGGGCAAGGGCTACGCCCCGGCCGAAAGCTCTGCCGACAAGTATCACGGCGTCGCCAAGTTCGACGTCGTCACCGGCACGCAGGCCAAGGCAAGCTCCAAGGGCAACGCCCCGAGCTATACCGCGGTCTTCGCCGAAAGCCTGATCCAGGAGGCGCAGGACGACGACAGGATCGTCGCCATTAACGCCGCCATGCCGAGCGGCACCGGACTCGACCTCTTTGGCGAGGCCTTTCCGAGCCGCACCTTCGACGTCGGAATCGCCGAGCAGCACGCCGTGACCTTTGCCGCGGGCCTTGCCTCCGAGGGCTACAAGCCGTTCGTCGCGATCTACTCGACCTTCCTGCAGCGCGCCTACGACCAGATCGTCCACGACGTCGCGATCCAGAACCTTCCGGTGCGATTCGCCATCGACCGCGCCGGCTTCGTCGGCGCCGACGGTCCGACGCATGCGGGCTCGTTCGACACCGGCTTCCTCGTGCCGCTGCCGGGCATGGTGGTGATGGCGGCCGCCGACGAGGCGGAGCTGCGGCACATGGTCCGCACGGCCGCGCTCTACGAGGACGGTCCGATCTCCTTCCGCTATCCCCGCGGCAATGGCGTCGGCGTCGAGATGCCGGCGCGCGGGCAGGCGCTGGCCATCGGCAAGGGCCGCGTCCTCGTCGAGGGCACGAAGGTTGCGATCCTCTCCTTCGGGTCCCGTCTTTCCGACAGTCTCGCTGCGGCCGAGGAGCTGGAAACCTTCGGCCTGTCGACGACGGTCGCCGACGCGCGCTTTGCCAAGCCGCTCGACGCCGAACTGATCACGCGCCTCGCCCGCGAGCACGAAGTGCTGCTTCTCGTGGAAGAAGGCGCGACAGGTGGTTTCGCGAGCCAAGTCCTGCATCTTCTTTCCGAACGCGGCCTGATGGAGCACGGCCTGAAGGTCCGCTCGCTGCTGATGCCCGACCTCTTCGTCGACCATGCCAGCCCCGACGCCATGATCCGCGCCGCAGGTCTCGACAAGGCCGGCATCGTCGACGCCGTCTTCAAGGCACTGGGCAAGAGCGCGTCGCGGGTGATGCAGGCTTAG
- a CDS encoding TlyA family RNA methyltransferase, which yields MAATEEQHLSRIRLDILVADRGLAASRARARDAIMRGHVKVDGLTVTKPSLNVPPECEITLDDPAADYVSRAGLKLEAALDAFGIDVTGRTALDVGASTGGFTEVLLRHGAAHVVAIDVGHGQIHPRIEADPRVTSIEGLNARDLDEENLAGHSFDVLVCDVSFISMKLALPPALELAEPGTDGIFLIKPQFEAGRLAIAKNGLLRDPGSAPAVAADLCAWLNEQPGWTARDPIPSPIEGGDGNHEFLMAGKKA from the coding sequence ATGGCCGCTACCGAAGAACAACACCTGTCGCGCATCAGGCTCGACATTCTCGTCGCCGATCGCGGCCTCGCCGCCAGCCGGGCGCGGGCCCGTGACGCGATCATGCGCGGGCACGTCAAGGTCGACGGCCTCACCGTCACCAAGCCGAGCCTCAACGTGCCGCCGGAGTGCGAGATCACGCTCGACGATCCCGCCGCCGACTATGTCTCGCGCGCCGGGCTGAAGCTCGAGGCCGCCCTCGACGCCTTCGGGATCGACGTGACGGGGCGCACCGCGCTCGACGTCGGCGCCTCCACCGGCGGCTTCACCGAGGTGCTGCTGCGGCACGGCGCGGCGCATGTCGTCGCCATCGACGTCGGCCACGGCCAGATCCATCCGCGCATCGAGGCCGATCCGCGCGTCACCTCGATCGAGGGGTTGAACGCTCGCGATCTCGACGAAGAGAACCTCGCAGGCCATTCCTTCGACGTGCTGGTCTGCGACGTCAGCTTCATCTCGATGAAGCTGGCCCTGCCGCCGGCGCTGGAGCTCGCCGAGCCCGGCACCGACGGCATCTTCCTGATCAAGCCGCAGTTCGAGGCGGGTCGGCTCGCGATCGCCAAGAACGGCCTCCTGCGCGATCCGGGTTCCGCGCCCGCCGTCGCGGCCGATCTCTGCGCCTGGCTGAACGAGCAGCCGGGCTGGACGGCACGCGATCCGATCCCCTCGCCGATCGAGGGCGGGGACGGCAATCATGAATTCCTGATGGCGGGCAAGAAGGCATGA